In Thermoanaerobaculum aquaticum, a single genomic region encodes these proteins:
- a CDS encoding Trm112 family protein has protein sequence MALDRELLDLLICPACQGELEVVALAPDVCALLVARYREKFRDEEPVVEQGLRCQSCGLTYPVVSDIPVMLVDEALPAASQ, from the coding sequence ATGGCTTTAGATCGCGAGCTCTTGGATTTGCTCATTTGCCCTGCCTGCCAGGGGGAGCTGGAGGTGGTGGCGCTTGCCCCCGACGTTTGTGCGCTGTTGGTGGCCCGCTACCGGGAGAAGTTCCGGGATGAGGAGCCGGTGGTGGAGCAGGGGTTGCGGTGCCAAAGCTGCGGCTTGACCTACCCGGTGGTTTCCGACATTCCGGTGATGCTGGTGGACGAGGCCCTGCCCGCCGCCAGCCAGTAA
- a CDS encoding O-antigen ligase family protein has protein sequence MRKAAWASGFLVAGAVFSSRLGLANPLFLASALAAWWALRRGELSGKRWIWPLLGPIAVFWGASVLSALFSLDPTTSWRQLPRLLVFLLIPLAANLMDERAWGLLAWGLAGMAGVLSLWGLWQYGHGYDSLTMRIRGPLSHYMTYAGWLLLAFCVLLALALLSHFRGRFFFLVPAGLALVALFLSYTRNVWVGLGVGVLVLAACWRRRLLWLYPLLALAVLLVFPESVRDRLWSMLDLRQPANFDRLCMVYSGLQMVRDYPLTGVGLDMVPKLYPLYRRDDAPRYRVPHLHNNLLQIAAERGLVALAAYLWLLAAFFSQTWRRLPQLTGVPRAAVAAALSAVAAISTAGLFEYNFWDAEIQYLTFVLMGGAYAQMEARG, from the coding sequence GTGCGGAAAGCCGCGTGGGCCTCGGGGTTTCTGGTGGCGGGAGCGGTCTTTTCCTCCCGCCTGGGGCTTGCCAACCCCTTATTTTTGGCCTCGGCGCTAGCCGCTTGGTGGGCCTTGCGGCGCGGGGAGCTTTCCGGGAAGCGCTGGATTTGGCCGCTTTTGGGCCCCATTGCGGTTTTTTGGGGAGCCTCGGTGCTTTCCGCGCTTTTTTCCTTGGACCCCACCACGAGCTGGCGGCAGCTCCCCCGGCTTTTGGTGTTTCTGCTGATCCCCTTGGCGGCCAACCTCATGGATGAGCGGGCCTGGGGCCTTTTAGCCTGGGGGCTGGCCGGCATGGCAGGGGTCCTCAGCCTGTGGGGCTTGTGGCAGTACGGGCACGGGTACGACTCGCTTACCATGCGCATCCGCGGCCCCCTTTCCCACTACATGACTTACGCCGGCTGGTTGCTTTTGGCGTTCTGCGTGCTTCTCGCCCTGGCACTGCTTTCGCACTTTCGTGGCAGGTTTTTCTTCCTCGTTCCGGCCGGCCTGGCGTTGGTGGCGCTGTTTTTGTCCTACACCCGAAACGTGTGGGTGGGGCTAGGGGTTGGGGTGTTGGTGCTGGCGGCGTGCTGGCGGCGGCGCTTGCTTTGGCTCTACCCCCTTTTGGCGCTGGCGGTTTTGCTGGTGTTTCCCGAAAGCGTGCGCGACCGCCTGTGGTCCATGCTGGACCTCCGCCAACCTGCCAACTTCGACCGCTTGTGTATGGTTTACTCGGGTTTGCAGATGGTGCGCGATTACCCCTTGACCGGTGTGGGGCTGGACATGGTCCCCAAGCTGTACCCGCTCTACCGGCGGGACGACGCCCCGCGCTACCGGGTACCGCACCTCCACAACAACCTTTTGCAAATTGCTGCGGAGCGAGGCTTGGTGGCCTTGGCGGCTTACCTTTGGCTTTTGGCTGCCTTTTTTTCTCAGACCTGGCGTCGCTTGCCGCAGCTTACCGGTGTTCCCAGGGCCGCGGTGGCAGCCGCCCTTTCGGCGGTGGCTGCCATCAGCACCGCCGGGCTTTTTGAGTACAACTTCTGGGACGCGGAAATCCAGTACCTCACGTTTGTGCTGATGGGTGGGGCTTACGCCCAAATGGAGGCCCGGGGGTGA
- a CDS encoding ATP-binding protein: MVQFDNQYRQVKLKIVYYGPALGGKTTCLQYIHRVTDPQRRTRLYTLNTASDRTLFFDLLGLDLGRIRGYRLTVQLFTVPGQVQYNTTRRAVLAGADGVVFVADSQVGQEKANLESLQNLQENLKANGLDPETIPLVFQYNKRDLPKILSRAELDRLLNPKGYPVFETVATTGQGVLEAFAAICEATVLSVADRLGITAQADALTRLVANVRAAMAPLIPTKPPEVEAPVVIRTTSEGQLGPEELMAEAVRANAAMADLSARLDQLSKQLSRRVEELQALLVFSQVLTQAREPDEVTTAFFERFLVDMKVTAGTLILENPKGELVEVLRRGLAAEPLMRPGAQGELPARAILEGRQAFRLDLGDLAPGQNREPWIDEVRGLGFEHFLAVPLVAQDRAWGLVTAYGEASRGPFQDEDLELAAIMGAVGAVAIANARAWHALEQVNRNLENLVAARTGELQQALAKAEALAKELSVKNQELEATYRRLAELDQLKGELLRRVAHELNTPVTAIQTAARILTRWDQIPKEKVSNFVGIVAEEASRLGDLIASALQAAALGLPQEVGEKTAVPVADLLRQALAPVKGEVAERQIKVAVKVASGLDKVMCFPEALTAALTALLKNAVEFSRPQGSVTVTVLPVRKAGQNFVEFRVEDNGVGIAPEDLPQVTEPFFQGGNLLTGKPKGLGLGLTVAKRVAELHGGSLEIVSQPEQGTTVSLRVAVG; this comes from the coding sequence ATGGTTCAGTTCGATAACCAGTACCGGCAAGTCAAGCTCAAGATCGTGTACTACGGGCCTGCCCTGGGCGGGAAAACCACTTGCTTGCAGTACATCCATCGGGTCACCGACCCCCAGCGCCGCACCCGCCTTTACACCCTGAACACCGCTTCCGACCGCACGCTGTTCTTTGACCTCTTGGGCCTGGATTTGGGGCGGATCCGCGGCTACCGCCTGACCGTGCAGCTGTTCACGGTGCCCGGACAGGTGCAGTACAACACCACCCGGCGGGCGGTTTTGGCCGGAGCTGACGGTGTGGTCTTTGTGGCCGACTCCCAGGTGGGCCAGGAGAAGGCCAACCTCGAGTCCCTGCAAAACCTCCAGGAGAACCTGAAGGCCAACGGTTTGGACCCCGAGACCATTCCGCTGGTTTTTCAATACAACAAGCGCGATTTGCCAAAGATTTTGTCGCGGGCGGAGCTGGACCGCCTGCTCAACCCCAAGGGCTACCCGGTGTTTGAAACCGTGGCCACCACCGGGCAGGGAGTGCTGGAGGCATTTGCCGCCATTTGCGAGGCCACGGTGCTGTCGGTGGCCGACCGCCTGGGTATTACTGCCCAGGCGGATGCCCTCACGCGGTTGGTGGCCAACGTGCGGGCGGCCATGGCGCCGTTGATCCCCACCAAGCCCCCGGAGGTGGAAGCGCCGGTGGTGATTCGAACCACCAGCGAAGGGCAGCTGGGTCCTGAGGAGCTGATGGCGGAGGCGGTGCGGGCCAACGCCGCCATGGCCGATCTTTCGGCGCGGCTGGATCAGCTCTCCAAGCAGCTCTCCCGGCGGGTGGAGGAGCTGCAGGCGCTGTTGGTGTTTTCCCAGGTGCTCACCCAGGCCCGGGAACCCGACGAGGTAACCACCGCCTTTTTTGAGCGCTTCCTGGTGGACATGAAGGTCACTGCCGGCACCTTGATCTTGGAAAACCCCAAAGGGGAGCTGGTGGAGGTGCTGCGCCGGGGCCTGGCGGCGGAGCCGTTAATGCGGCCGGGGGCGCAGGGGGAGCTTCCGGCCCGGGCCATCCTCGAGGGCCGGCAAGCCTTCCGCCTGGACCTGGGCGATCTGGCACCGGGGCAAAACCGCGAGCCCTGGATCGATGAGGTTCGGGGTCTGGGGTTCGAGCACTTCTTGGCGGTGCCTTTGGTGGCGCAGGACCGGGCCTGGGGTTTGGTCACGGCCTACGGGGAGGCCAGCCGCGGCCCCTTCCAGGATGAGGACTTAGAGCTTGCCGCCATCATGGGCGCGGTAGGGGCGGTGGCCATTGCCAACGCCCGGGCCTGGCACGCCTTGGAACAGGTGAACCGCAACCTGGAAAACCTGGTGGCGGCGCGCACCGGCGAGCTGCAGCAAGCGTTGGCCAAAGCTGAGGCGTTGGCCAAGGAGCTTTCGGTCAAAAACCAGGAGCTGGAAGCAACCTACCGTCGTCTGGCGGAGCTGGACCAGCTCAAGGGCGAGTTGCTCCGGCGGGTAGCCCACGAGCTCAACACCCCGGTGACGGCCATTCAAACGGCAGCGCGAATCCTCACCCGCTGGGACCAAATCCCCAAGGAAAAGGTGAGCAACTTCGTGGGGATCGTGGCCGAGGAAGCTTCCCGCCTCGGAGATCTCATCGCTTCCGCGCTGCAAGCGGCGGCGCTGGGGCTTCCCCAGGAGGTGGGGGAGAAAACCGCCGTGCCGGTGGCCGACCTCCTGCGCCAGGCGCTGGCACCGGTCAAAGGCGAGGTGGCCGAGCGGCAAATTAAGGTGGCGGTGAAGGTGGCTTCCGGCCTGGACAAGGTGATGTGCTTTCCGGAAGCGTTAACCGCAGCGCTCACCGCGCTTTTGAAAAACGCCGTGGAGTTTTCGCGGCCTCAAGGCAGCGTCACGGTGACGGTTTTGCCGGTGCGCAAAGCAGGGCAAAACTTCGTGGAGTTCCGGGTGGAGGACAACGGCGTGGGCATTGCCCCGGAGGACCTCCCCCAGGTCACCGAGCCGTTCTTCCAGGGGGGGAACCTGCTCACGGGCAAACCCAAGGGCCTGGGTTTGGGTTTGACGGTGGCCAAGAGGGTGGCGGAGCTGCACGGTGGGTCGCTGGAAATCGTGTCGCAGCCGGAGCAGGGAACCACGGTGAGCCTGCGGGTAGCGGTGGGGTAA
- a CDS encoding class I SAM-dependent rRNA methyltransferase has product MNPFALVGEVQLKAGKEEPCRRRHPWVYRGALATPLPDKKGPVAVFSAQRELLGVALPAASEGSLALRMVTFGPEPWTASVLRRRLANAWRVREVVRRHTEAFRFLHAEGDGVPGLVADVYGCFLVFELYEPVWESYLPFLVEEASKLSRAETVLCRRASGSGVEVLKGTVPPEPVLVREYTWRLLADLLGGQKTGLFLDQRENRLLLSQLAHSARVLNLFAYTGGFGVAARVGGARQVVNVESSKRALELAQRTYHASGLSPSEGEFVQGDAFAVARNLALRGEKFDWVVVDPPAFVKSAEKQARGLSGYRDINLQALKLVREGGMLLTCSCSARVSVEQLEGALLSAALDAGREVRVLERRGAGADHPVSLFCPESRHLKVLWCAVF; this is encoded by the coding sequence GTGAACCCCTTTGCCCTGGTGGGGGAAGTGCAGCTCAAGGCCGGTAAGGAAGAACCCTGCCGCCGCCGGCACCCGTGGGTTTACCGTGGGGCTCTGGCCACGCCGCTTCCCGATAAAAAAGGACCGGTGGCGGTTTTTTCCGCCCAAAGGGAGCTTTTGGGGGTGGCCCTGCCGGCAGCTTCCGAGGGTTCCCTGGCTTTGCGCATGGTCACCTTTGGCCCGGAGCCCTGGACCGCTTCGGTTTTGCGGCGGCGTTTGGCCAACGCCTGGAGGGTTCGGGAGGTGGTGCGGAGGCATACCGAGGCCTTTCGCTTTCTCCACGCCGAAGGGGATGGGGTCCCTGGCCTGGTGGCGGACGTGTACGGCTGCTTTCTGGTTTTCGAGCTTTACGAGCCGGTATGGGAGAGCTACCTCCCGTTCCTGGTGGAGGAAGCCTCGAAGCTTTCGCGAGCCGAAACCGTTCTCTGCCGGCGGGCCTCGGGGTCGGGGGTAGAGGTGCTCAAAGGCACAGTGCCCCCTGAACCGGTGCTGGTGCGGGAGTACACCTGGCGGCTTTTGGCCGATCTTTTGGGCGGACAAAAAACCGGGCTTTTTCTCGATCAACGGGAAAACCGGCTGCTGCTCTCGCAGTTGGCCCACTCGGCCCGGGTTCTCAACCTGTTTGCGTACACCGGTGGCTTTGGGGTGGCTGCCCGGGTAGGAGGGGCGCGGCAGGTGGTGAACGTGGAAAGCTCCAAAAGGGCGCTGGAGCTGGCCCAGCGCACCTACCACGCCAGCGGGCTTTCTCCTAGCGAGGGCGAATTTGTGCAGGGCGACGCCTTTGCCGTGGCCCGCAACCTGGCCCTGCGGGGAGAGAAGTTCGATTGGGTGGTGGTGGACCCCCCTGCGTTTGTGAAGTCCGCGGAAAAACAGGCCCGCGGGCTTTCCGGCTACCGCGACATCAACCTTCAGGCCCTCAAGCTGGTACGGGAAGGGGGCATGCTTTTGACCTGCTCCTGTTCCGCCCGGGTGAGCGTGGAGCAGCTGGAAGGCGCCCTGCTGTCTGCCGCTTTGGACGCGGGGCGGGAGGTGCGGGTGCTGGAGCGGCGGGGGGCCGGGGCCGACCACCCGGTTTCCCTCTTTTGCCCCGAATCCCGCCACCTGAAGGTGCTTTGGTGCGCGGTTTTCTAG
- a CDS encoding cell division protein ZapA: MAAEASTEVEIYGRRYRLRSTHEGSDVEKLAAFVDRRMRQLAQHLPQVDSAKLAVLAALNIAEELFREQQTDPGTRTEKIRERVEGLIAKLDAALGVSS, translated from the coding sequence ATGGCCGCCGAGGCGTCCACCGAGGTAGAAATTTACGGGCGGCGCTACCGCCTGCGGTCCACCCATGAGGGCAGCGATGTGGAGAAGCTGGCCGCCTTCGTGGACCGCCGCATGCGGCAGCTGGCCCAGCATCTACCCCAGGTGGACTCCGCGAAGCTTGCGGTGCTGGCGGCGCTGAATATCGCGGAAGAGCTGTTCCGCGAGCAACAAACGGATCCTGGTACGCGGACCGAAAAGATTCGGGAGCGTGTGGAAGGGTTAATTGCGAAGCTTGACGCTGCCTTGGGGGTTTCGTCATGA
- a CDS encoding glycosyltransferase, which produces MRVLHLVAADRWTGAAATALQAVEALRQAGVDAHFAFRPGRNLETRLAGLPWAHPILEKERSWASLRRVLFSVRSLMAEFHVVHTHLPHDHLLAWWIRRSLPQRPVLVRSVHHPSHLRPDPYHRLLFAAVAGVGLSHSEMEEKARRLAPKAAIRVLPLALEPRFAPRPDRAQVRAELGIPPEAFVAGTVGKLDPSRGQDLLLLALGAVPNVWGLVVGKGPFLPRLEKLAKKLGIAQRVVFPGYHEEGLERFFNAMDVFVFPEPGSDWAHRAVAEAAACGVPSLAVDVPGIRDLVVPGITGELWPRGDAAALATLLAQWQQNPELRQKAGEKARERVSGLTPQALSQELLTLYREAGA; this is translated from the coding sequence GTGCGGGTTTTACACCTGGTGGCCGCCGATCGCTGGACGGGAGCAGCTGCTACCGCGCTGCAAGCCGTGGAGGCTTTGCGACAGGCGGGCGTTGACGCTCACTTTGCTTTTCGCCCCGGCAGGAACTTAGAAACCAGGCTGGCAGGACTCCCCTGGGCCCACCCCATCCTGGAAAAGGAAAGGTCCTGGGCCTCCCTGCGCCGGGTGCTTTTCAGCGTGCGTTCCCTCATGGCCGAATTCCACGTGGTTCACACCCATTTGCCCCACGATCACCTGCTGGCCTGGTGGATCCGCCGCTCGTTGCCCCAAAGGCCGGTGCTGGTGCGGTCGGTACACCACCCTTCCCACCTCCGCCCGGATCCTTACCATCGCTTGCTGTTTGCTGCGGTGGCCGGCGTGGGCTTGAGCCACTCGGAAATGGAGGAAAAAGCCCGCAGGCTAGCCCCCAAGGCGGCCATCCGCGTTTTACCCTTGGCTTTGGAACCGCGCTTTGCACCGCGGCCCGATCGGGCTCAGGTGCGTGCCGAGCTGGGCATTCCCCCGGAGGCCTTCGTGGCCGGCACGGTGGGCAAGCTGGACCCCAGCCGCGGGCAAGACCTGCTGCTTTTGGCTCTGGGGGCGGTGCCCAACGTGTGGGGGCTGGTGGTGGGCAAGGGGCCCTTCCTGCCGCGTCTGGAGAAGCTTGCCAAAAAGCTCGGCATTGCCCAGCGGGTGGTTTTCCCCGGTTACCACGAGGAGGGCCTGGAGCGTTTTTTCAACGCCATGGACGTGTTCGTCTTCCCCGAGCCGGGGTCCGACTGGGCCCACCGGGCGGTGGCGGAAGCGGCCGCCTGCGGGGTGCCTTCGCTGGCGGTGGACGTCCCCGGCATCCGCGATTTGGTGGTTCCCGGCATCACCGGGGAGCTGTGGCCCCGGGGGGATGCGGCAGCCCTCGCCACCCTTCTTGCCCAGTGGCAGCAAAACCCCGAGCTTCGGCAAAAGGCCGGGGAAAAGGCCCGGGAGCGGGTTTCCGGCCTCACCCCCCAGGCCCTCAGCCAAGAGCTCCTCACGCTTTACCGAGAGGCCGGCGCTTAA
- a CDS encoding response regulator transcription factor, producing the protein MLDVLVVDDEPAIRETLSFILEMEGFTVDVAADGEQALAKVHENHPKVVLLDVMMPKKDGYRVCEEIKKDPRTATTRVVILTAMGQAADRARAFEVGADAYISKPFDEDGLIALLRQLVAEGSSA; encoded by the coding sequence GTGCTGGACGTCCTGGTGGTGGATGACGAGCCTGCCATCCGGGAGACCCTCTCCTTCATCCTGGAAATGGAAGGCTTTACCGTGGATGTGGCAGCCGACGGTGAGCAAGCCTTGGCCAAGGTCCACGAGAACCACCCCAAGGTGGTGCTCCTGGACGTGATGATGCCCAAAAAGGACGGCTACCGGGTTTGCGAGGAGATCAAAAAGGACCCCCGAACCGCCACTACCAGGGTGGTGATTCTCACCGCCATGGGGCAAGCTGCTGACCGCGCCCGGGCCTTTGAGGTTGGGGCAGACGCGTACATTTCCAAGCCCTTTGACGAGGACGGCCTAATTGCGCTGCTGCGCCAGCTGGTTGCGGAGGGATCCAGTGCTTGA
- a CDS encoding bactofilin family protein, translating to MAGLVREHPHETRSVAGSTVIAKESRLKGELAGTAGVRIEGQVEGNVTVDGPVEVAEGAKVQGEIKGRTVKVAGEVVGNVHALQLVELLASGSVKGDLFTPSLHVVEGAHLEGQVHMESRPQPPASQPPRAKS from the coding sequence GTGGCCGGCCTGGTTCGCGAGCATCCCCATGAAACCCGTTCTGTAGCAGGTTCCACGGTTATTGCCAAGGAGTCGCGCCTGAAGGGTGAGCTGGCAGGCACCGCCGGGGTGCGGATCGAAGGGCAGGTGGAGGGCAACGTCACCGTGGATGGTCCCGTGGAAGTGGCGGAAGGGGCCAAGGTGCAGGGAGAAATCAAAGGCCGGACCGTGAAAGTTGCCGGCGAGGTGGTGGGCAACGTCCACGCCCTGCAGCTGGTGGAGCTTTTAGCTTCGGGTTCGGTGAAGGGGGATCTCTTCACCCCATCGCTACACGTGGTGGAAGGGGCGCACCTGGAAGGGCAAGTGCATATGGAGTCCCGACCGCAGCCTCCGGCGTCCCAACCCCCTCGCGCCAAGTCCTGA
- a CDS encoding hybrid sensor histidine kinase/response regulator — translation MLASARVLVVEDDVALAQTEVELLREGLPGVEIVAVNDGLRAWEILSADGADVVLSDVALPGIDALELLKRIRGDHNLSSTAVILVTGVISPEKLFSLLENGADDCLVKPIRGEELVARVRAALTRVGRQRQLAARARELEEKYARASEFLSWVSHEIRTPLSALMSAAHVLKRYGRQKPEEVERFAELIHREGQRLTRLINNLLDLAKIEAGEVEWHVQEVSLCELLQRVQEVFQALCADRSLHLQLVPCPEAILKVDADKLSQVLTNLISNAIKHSPEGGTVRIACDRSGGHVQIAVEDQGPGVPAGMEEVIFQRFRQLDLTDEKGGTGLGLAISREIVTRSGGRIWVERSSLGGARFVIELPCETPGLA, via the coding sequence GTGCTGGCATCGGCGCGGGTTTTAGTGGTGGAAGACGATGTGGCCCTGGCCCAAACGGAGGTCGAGCTGCTGCGGGAGGGGCTGCCAGGGGTTGAAATTGTGGCCGTTAACGATGGTTTGCGGGCCTGGGAGATCCTCTCAGCGGACGGCGCCGACGTGGTGCTTTCCGACGTGGCGCTGCCGGGGATTGACGCCCTTGAGCTTTTGAAGCGCATCCGCGGTGACCACAACCTCTCAAGCACTGCGGTGATCCTGGTGACCGGTGTGATTTCACCGGAAAAGCTGTTCTCGCTTTTGGAAAACGGCGCCGACGACTGTCTGGTGAAACCCATTCGCGGCGAGGAACTGGTGGCGCGGGTGCGGGCGGCCCTCACCCGGGTGGGGCGGCAGCGACAGCTGGCAGCCCGAGCCCGGGAGCTGGAAGAAAAGTACGCCCGGGCCAGCGAGTTTTTGTCGTGGGTTTCCCACGAAATCCGCACCCCGCTTTCGGCCCTCATGTCGGCAGCCCATGTGCTCAAGCGCTACGGGAGACAAAAACCCGAAGAGGTGGAGCGCTTTGCCGAGCTCATCCACCGGGAGGGGCAAAGGCTCACCCGGCTGATCAACAACCTTTTGGACCTGGCCAAGATTGAAGCCGGGGAAGTGGAATGGCACGTGCAGGAGGTTTCTCTTTGCGAGCTTTTGCAGCGCGTGCAGGAGGTATTCCAGGCCCTGTGCGCTGATCGCTCCTTGCACTTGCAGTTGGTGCCTTGTCCTGAGGCCATCTTGAAGGTGGACGCCGACAAGCTCTCCCAGGTGCTCACCAACCTGATTTCCAACGCCATCAAGCATTCCCCGGAAGGCGGTACCGTGCGCATTGCCTGTGATCGTTCGGGGGGACACGTGCAGATTGCCGTGGAGGACCAGGGTCCCGGCGTTCCCGCCGGCATGGAGGAGGTCATCTTTCAACGCTTTCGGCAGCTGGATCTCACCGATGAAAAGGGCGGCACCGGTTTGGGGCTGGCCATCTCCCGGGAGATCGTTACCCGCTCGGGTGGGCGAATTTGGGTGGAGCGTTCGTCTTTGGGCGGGGCGCGGTTTGTGATTGAGCTCCCCTGCGAAACCCCGGGGTTGGCCTAA
- the rny gene encoding ribonuclease Y — translation MGSTVMLAVAGILIVVGVALVLASLRLRKKAESREREAEELSRKLLAAAEQEAQQIVRDAQIAAREKLLAARAEFERETRLVRDDLVGLERRLNEKQRELEDKARALESKEAELKSLEERLSLRETQISLQEDSVAAMVAEARTQLERVAGLTSEQAKQELMRAMENEARMEAAKLIRRIEEEAQQEANNRARKIIATAIQRIAAEYVAESTVAVVDLPNDEMKGRIIGREGRNIRALENATGVDLIVDDTPGAVTLSCFDPLRREVARLSLERLMADGRIHPARIEEVVAKVQAELEEKIFRDGEAAAMEMGFPDLHPELMKLLGRLQYRTSYGQNILAHSKEVARIAAHLAEELGANVKVAKRAALLHDIGKAVDREMEGTHLTIGRDLLRQYGESEEVIHAMECHHGDVDPRTLEAIIVTAADAISAARPGARREILESYLKRLAQLEAIAGDFAGVQKAYAIQAGRELRIIVEAERISDDEAVWLSRDIAKRIEKELTYPGQIKVTVIRETRAVEYAK, via the coding sequence ATGGGTTCCACAGTGATGCTGGCTGTGGCGGGGATCCTCATTGTTGTGGGTGTGGCGCTTGTCTTGGCTTCCTTGCGGTTGCGCAAGAAAGCGGAGAGCCGGGAGCGGGAAGCCGAGGAGCTGTCGCGCAAGCTGTTAGCTGCTGCTGAACAAGAGGCCCAACAGATCGTTCGGGACGCGCAAATTGCCGCCCGGGAGAAGCTCCTGGCAGCTCGGGCCGAGTTTGAGAGGGAAACCCGCTTGGTGCGGGACGACCTCGTGGGCCTGGAGCGGCGGCTCAACGAGAAACAGCGGGAGCTGGAGGACAAAGCCCGGGCCTTGGAAAGCAAGGAAGCCGAGCTCAAGTCCTTAGAAGAAAGGCTTTCCCTGCGGGAAACGCAAATTTCCCTGCAGGAGGACTCGGTGGCCGCCATGGTGGCGGAAGCCCGCACCCAGCTGGAACGGGTGGCAGGGCTCACCTCGGAGCAGGCCAAACAGGAGCTCATGCGGGCCATGGAAAACGAGGCCCGCATGGAGGCGGCCAAGCTCATCCGCCGCATCGAGGAGGAAGCCCAGCAGGAAGCCAACAACCGCGCCCGCAAGATCATCGCCACCGCCATTCAACGCATTGCCGCCGAGTACGTGGCGGAAAGCACGGTGGCGGTGGTGGACCTGCCCAACGATGAAATGAAGGGCCGCATCATTGGCCGGGAGGGTCGCAACATCCGTGCCCTGGAAAACGCCACCGGTGTGGACCTCATCGTGGACGACACCCCCGGGGCAGTGACGCTTTCCTGCTTTGACCCCTTGCGCCGGGAGGTGGCCCGCCTGTCTTTGGAGCGGCTCATGGCCGACGGCCGCATCCACCCCGCCCGCATCGAAGAGGTGGTGGCCAAAGTGCAAGCGGAGCTGGAGGAAAAGATCTTCCGGGACGGGGAGGCAGCCGCCATGGAAATGGGCTTTCCGGACCTCCACCCCGAGCTCATGAAGCTCTTGGGCCGGCTCCAGTACCGCACCTCCTACGGGCAAAACATCCTGGCCCATTCCAAGGAGGTGGCGCGCATTGCCGCCCACCTGGCCGAGGAGCTGGGGGCCAACGTCAAGGTGGCCAAGCGAGCCGCGCTCCTGCACGACATCGGCAAGGCGGTGGATCGGGAAATGGAGGGCACGCACCTCACCATCGGTCGCGATTTGCTGCGCCAGTACGGGGAAAGCGAGGAGGTCATCCACGCCATGGAGTGCCACCACGGCGATGTGGACCCCCGCACCCTGGAAGCCATCATCGTCACCGCCGCGGACGCCATTTCCGCTGCCCGCCCCGGAGCCCGGCGGGAAATCCTGGAGAGCTACCTCAAGCGCCTGGCCCAACTGGAAGCCATCGCCGGGGATTTTGCCGGGGTGCAAAAGGCCTACGCCATCCAGGCCGGGCGGGAGCTGCGCATCATCGTGGAGGCGGAGCGCATTTCCGACGACGAGGCGGTCTGGCTTTCCCGGGACATCGCCAAGCGCATCGAAAAGGAGCTCACCTACCCCGGGCAAATCAAGGTCACGGTCATCCGCGAAACCCGCGCCGTGGAATACGCCAAGTAG
- a CDS encoding ATP-grasp domain-containing protein yields the protein MLELGVLTATPHLPIYQELLAAGPELGVVVHLWDATKMAAQVPGGVTLEGKPLAVQQVPVFLPRVGNWRPESTLALITALERLGCTPFNRPEAIRVGRDHLRTVEALSLAGIPHPPTVVGSDPEVLARAAQTLGFPVVVKSRRSRQGVGVIRCGSLPELEAVLDALWRVGEEVVVQRFCPPGGESFRALVLQGSVLGVTRHRAPQGEFRSNAARGGVVEACPADGHLRNLAVAAAAALGLAFCGVDLWPDGDTLLVGEVNPTPGWKHFARATGISVARLVLEAMVAQARLRGER from the coding sequence GTGCTTGAGCTGGGGGTCCTCACCGCTACCCCCCACCTGCCCATTTACCAGGAGCTCTTGGCCGCGGGCCCGGAGCTGGGGGTGGTGGTGCACCTTTGGGATGCCACGAAGATGGCCGCGCAGGTGCCGGGAGGGGTGACCCTGGAGGGCAAGCCTCTGGCTGTTCAGCAGGTGCCGGTGTTCCTCCCGCGGGTGGGGAACTGGCGTCCTGAATCAACCTTGGCGTTGATCACGGCTTTGGAGCGGCTGGGGTGCACCCCTTTTAACCGCCCGGAGGCCATCCGCGTGGGCCGCGACCACCTCCGCACGGTGGAGGCCCTGAGCCTGGCCGGCATCCCGCACCCGCCCACGGTGGTGGGGAGCGACCCCGAGGTGCTGGCCAGGGCGGCCCAAACGCTCGGCTTTCCGGTGGTGGTGAAAAGCCGCCGTTCCCGGCAAGGGGTGGGGGTGATTCGCTGTGGCTCCCTTCCCGAGCTGGAGGCGGTGCTGGACGCCCTTTGGCGGGTGGGCGAAGAGGTGGTGGTGCAGCGTTTTTGCCCGCCCGGAGGGGAAAGCTTCCGGGCATTGGTGCTGCAGGGCTCGGTGCTGGGCGTCACCCGCCACCGGGCGCCCCAGGGCGAGTTCCGCAGCAACGCCGCCCGCGGCGGGGTGGTGGAAGCTTGCCCGGCGGATGGGCACCTCCGCAATCTGGCCGTAGCGGCGGCGGCCGCCCTGGGTTTGGCCTTCTGCGGGGTGGACCTTTGGCCCGATGGTGACACGCTCCTGGTGGGTGAGGTGAACCCCACGCCCGGCTGGAAGCACTTTGCCCGGGCCACCGGCATTTCGGTGGCGCGTCTGGTGCTGGAGGCCATGGTCGCCCAGGCCCGTCTGCGGGGGGAGCGGTGA